ccgaatccggcccgcaagcgggttaaatctggcccgcgagatggttgtgtaatctttattttcatactttacaatgtagagtgaaaataaacttatctttgtgagcaagttttctctgtaatgagtataaataaaacaaagctgcgctcaaggctcacacaagaacttgaatcacatcctgaagttggccgccactcaggatgtgacttctgatgttgatgtgctggtgaaagccaaaagatgtaaagtaaaatgagtcgaatatactttaagtgctgcatgaaactgatctagccatgtgatctgtaagctctttgaatcactaaggaatgttttttattagattttttttttcttcaaattttcaagtacacttcaggtgttgtacttgtactacactgtcctcaggctccagccttgttttatattgattgtattaaaacaaagaaaacaatctgaagttgtttttaatttaccggtccggcccacttgggactagatttccctcaatgtggcccctgagctaaaatgagtttgacaccgctGCTCTAGCTGAAGCTGGTTGCTGATCGTTTTCCTGTTTAAACGTGTCTCTTACACTGGTAGAGAGAACAGAAACGACTCCTGAGTCTGGCTCTTGCTGATGTGATGAAGGTGGAACATGTGAAGACGACTGATGACTCGTGAATTGTTTTGCAGGTTTTGGTTTATCTCATCCAGGTCTGAGGGACATCACCACCTACCACACCCTGTTCCTGCTCTCCATCCTGGCTTCTCTGGCCCTGCTGGTCCTGATCCTACTCTGTGTGTTGCTCTATTACTGCCGGTGAGGAGGCTCACACGTTTCGCTGCTTATTAACTCAAAACTTGATTCTTTACCTTCTCTGTTCTCCTTCCAGACGGAGGTGTTTGAAACCTCGCCGGCATCAGGGAAAGCCCCACACCTCCAATCTGAATGGAGCCAAGAGGGACCAGGGCACGTCGACTTCACGTCTGAATCTGATCTGCGGAGGCCATGTTGAATCGGGACCGTCCAATGACAAATCCGACTTGTCCCCTTCCCGGGACTACCAGAGTTCAAGGGAGGACTTAACGAAACACATTCCAGCTCACATGCTCCGACACACGAAGGGAAAGCATCCCTCAGGTTCTCAGCGAGGGGAGAGCTTCCCCATGAAGGTCACGCGAGCTACAGAGACCAATAACCTGGACAACCCCCTTCTTCACGAAGACTACAACCGGAGCTACAGCCCCAAGGACGGCAAAGAGTCTGAATACCACAGACACCACAGTGCCAATGACAATCGAGGATATGCGTCTGATCCACCGTCCCCGCCTCGCTTCCAGGGCTACGTGCCAAGTCAGTCGGACAAACCTCCAGAATATTCCGCTGCAGCTGCAGACAGCATTGCCCGTCCCACCTCCCTCAACACTCAACCGGGTCAGATCATCTTCTGCAGCTCCATCGACCAGATGAAAGAGAACATGTACCGAAGCATGGTGCCGACCCTGGTCATCCCGGCCCACTACATGCGCCTGCCACCAGAGTTTTCTGGCAAGGACGGTAAGGACCAGAAGGACCAGGATAAAGATGGGATGCAGATGGGAGGAAGCCAACAGCATCACCACCACTCCCAGAAACAAGGCCAGCTGCAGCAAGGTGGAGCCCAAGGGGACGACTCAGAGGAGCCGAGCTGGGCATCTGACTCGTCCGGCGGAGCCGTGACCATCCCTGTGCTCTTCAACGACTCCACTATGGCCCAGATGAATGGAGAACTTCAGGCTCTGACTGAGAAGAAGCTGCTAGAGCTGGGTGTCAAGCAGCACCCGCGGGCCTGGTTCATCTCCCTGGATGGACGTGATAACGCTCATGTTCGCCACTCTTATATAGATGTTAGCAATGACCTAAGTGGTGGTGGGTTGGGATGTGGCTCCAGCAGCACTCAGCGAGACGTCAACCTCGAGCCACCTCTTGTGTCCCAAGATCGAAAGTCAGCCGCTAACCGGAAAGGTAAGGATGAGCGCTGGGGGACAGGAggacggaagagccacggtgtcaGCAGCAGCGGGAAGAATTATTCCAAACTGGCGTATCCCGACCACAGCGAGCCAAGCAGCAGCGAAGGACGCCCTGTATCGCCTGAAGAAAACTCCCTAACTCCTCTTCTGGACGAAGGACCGTCTTCACATGGATCCACCAACACCAGAAGGGGACGCAGCCGAGGCAACAGCAGTCGCAGCAACAACAGTGAGAACCGCCGAGACTCCACGACCAGTCCTGAGGATGATCCCGACGACAAAGATGAGAACAAGAAGAGTCCATGGCAGAAGATCGAAGACCGGCCTCTCATGGTCTTCCACCCCAGGAAGTGATCTTTGTAAACTTGGAGAACTCTGATCTTTTTAACAGTCCAAGAACTGAAGAGTGAGAATGATCACAATAAGCACAGACTGCTGGAGTGGTCCGTTTCCTGGTTGCTGGTGGCGTTTCTGGTTTGGTGCGTTTGTGTTCCACCGTTCGTTCTGATTTCTTCTGCATCCGTCCTGTTCATCGTGCATTCTGTCACATCACTGAGCCTCCACCTGAGCCGACACTTTACTGACTGGAAACAGCCATAAGATAGAGCAGAACATGGGAACCGTCTGGATCATTTGTTAACTGACTGGTAATTAACAATGACTTTTGACATGAAGGATTTTTTAAtgggatttattagcttgtagctGAAATCAACCCCTTTTCTCTCTACTATTTTTTACACGGAAGTTCCCTGCTTTGTCCCAAATTGTAATTAGAAAATCCCTTTTTGTCCTGCAGAACATGAAAACCGTGGCAGTTGTGGAATGAATGGATGTTTTCTGCTAAGGTCTCAGCACCGCTTGGAGAGACGTTCATGACTTCTTCCTCATTATTTACTGTGTTAACGTGCTGTCGTTTGTTATTTAGATCAAATCTGTGTGTAATCTTAATCATGTTTTCTGCCAGTGACAAACTTTGCAATTCTGCCAAAAGTTTAGATTTCTGCGGCTTTCCGCCAGCAGAGACTTCTTGGTGTAAATAGATGCCCCGTTGTTTAAGAGCGTGTTTGTTTGAGGAAGATGCATGAGGATGAATGTGTGGAGCTAGCAGAAGGCACCTCGACCCCCATGTCTTTGGGTTCTTAGTCGACTCTTATTCAAGAAAACCACTGATTTACTTGATGCTGGCCGGCTGAGGTCCAGACGGTGGTTTGTCGACGAGCCTGAACCACGTCTCTCCTGTAAGTGCCTTCTATCACAGAGGACCGAGTGACAGGCAGGGCCTTTACACAGTCTGAGGAGATCAACAGGCACCAATAAGCACACTGCATGGAGCTACCATCCCTCTGGGGAGCATGCCAGCCCTTGCTGACAGGTGGCTAGGTCGTCCTTACAGTTACACTTCTTCTATAGACCCTGTTTTCCAGAAAATCTGTAAATGCTATAAGATTTTATGTGTACATGTGCATGTAATGTAGAATAGGATGTTTCTAATTCAGCCTTTTTGGAAACAATTAGGATATTTGGCACTAAATATTATTGACAGTTGCACAGAACTGTGTTGCCAAATGGACTTTCTATAAAGAAATGACTTTTCCCTGAGAGATAGATTGGTTTTTAAGTTGGGTTGTGTAAACCATGGTCAGGTTTTTACCTGCAGCAAAGTGATCTCAGTGATCAGGAGGAAATCTCAAACAGGAGTCAAGCTAACAGCTTTTAATGCAGGCGTTTTCTACACATTTTCATTTATCATTAATTGTTCATTGTGTCACAACTAGCTGTTGGCAGGAGCTAGCCATTAGCAGAACTCTGACTAGACTTTGGCAAGACCTGCTAGCCCTTAGGGAcgctgactagccgttagcttcctCAGGTTTCATgctgatcagaaataatcatcagAACCCAAAGTAACATTCTTAACCGTCTCTTTGATGTTGCTGTTATAAATCTGACTTCCAGTCGTAAATGTTTACAACAACACTGGCCAACATGCTCCTGCTCCAGCATCACTGCCGTCCATTCATCAGCAGCCGTGAACTTAACGAAAACTCAGCTTTTCTGTTAGTTTCAcaacaatagagctccggacgtcacgtgactctcagagagtagacgccatgttggcaggcaacaaaggtaaacaaaatgaatg
This Nothobranchius furzeri strain GRZ-AD chromosome 16, NfurGRZ-RIMD1, whole genome shotgun sequence DNA region includes the following protein-coding sequences:
- the LOC107387292 gene encoding protein FAM171A2, which codes for MPPHWISRLLLFVSVCSVRGALAKSVPEHPAAFEVQIKVQVFDNSNLSPLADAQIAVQGNQTFLASSRAGSDGVVRVSFPYRVGTWVIITASKQDYITNSVPWHSNRIPLYASVSLYLLAERPGTLILYDDVLQVLSGSPGAHNQPLVQLQRKSIQLPPSSNYTTLSAALTTARSQYEIGGFPFLLGQETNSSGVDTGWADLTALAVVSIQLFNRDGTSINVSDPIHVSVPLPSDTRNRMATSIPAWLYQPKTGLWVRNGTGYIKKDGTQFVWNVVVPQMGYWLAAFPSSSGFGLSHPGLRDITTYHTLFLLSILASLALLVLILLCVLLYYCRRRCLKPRRHQGKPHTSNLNGAKRDQGTSTSRLNLICGGHVESGPSNDKSDLSPSRDYQSSREDLTKHIPAHMLRHTKGKHPSGSQRGESFPMKVTRATETNNLDNPLLHEDYNRSYSPKDGKESEYHRHHSANDNRGYASDPPSPPRFQGYVPSQSDKPPEYSAAAADSIARPTSLNTQPGQIIFCSSIDQMKENMYRSMVPTLVIPAHYMRLPPEFSGKDGKDQKDQDKDGMQMGGSQQHHHHSQKQGQLQQGGAQGDDSEEPSWASDSSGGAVTIPVLFNDSTMAQMNGELQALTEKKLLELGVKQHPRAWFISLDGRDNAHVRHSYIDVSNDLSGGGLGCGSSSTQRDVNLEPPLVSQDRKSAANRKGKDERWGTGGRKSHGVSSSGKNYSKLAYPDHSEPSSSEGRPVSPEENSLTPLLDEGPSSHGSTNTRRGRSRGNSSRSNNSENRRDSTTSPEDDPDDKDENKKSPWQKIEDRPLMVFHPRK